From Dendropsophus ebraccatus isolate aDenEbr1 chromosome 2, aDenEbr1.pat, whole genome shotgun sequence, a single genomic window includes:
- the LOC138784935 gene encoding kunitz-type serine protease inhibitor PILP-2-like has translation MKTSAVLLVLAACFLLLSQVSAADRCKLSPQQGPCEALMRRFYYDAAEKKCKEFTYGGCGGNANNFEKLWDCQRACKRG, from the exons ATGAAGACTTCTGCTGTCCTGCTTGTCCTGGCCGCCTGCTTCTTGCTGCTCTCACAAGTTTCTGCAG CTGATAGATGTAAATTATCTCCTCAACAAGGACCATGTGAGGCTTTAATGAGAAGATTCTACTATGATGCAGCTGAAAAGAAGTGCAAAGAATTCACATATGGCGGCTGCGGAGGAAATGctaataattttgaaaaactttgggATTGTCAGAGAGCCTGCAAAAGG ggCTGA